The window acaatattcacAAATATGTTCCACTGTATTTGGATTTGGAATCCCACAGTGTTTGTGCCTTAATCTCATGCTTGTCCTATCCTTCCTTTTCTCTCCTTAGCCCCCCAGATACCATTCTGCAGTTGCTCAGAACAATGAGAGCGATGAAGACCGTCAGTTCCGGAGGATCTTCAATCAGTTGGCTGGAGATGTGAGTACACACATTTTCCTTGCTGCCTGGCACCATTCAGATTCTGTGGCACAGTACTGGCAGACGAGCTGTTGTCTCAGGGAGGCTTTTCTATGTTCACTGGAATGTTTGCTTTGTGTCACTGACTCTTGTGTTCTTACAGGACATGGAAGTTAGCCCGTCAGAGCTGATGGGAATCCTCAACAAAATCATTGCAAAGCGTAAGTGTTCCCAAGATGAATATTTGCTCTTTACTTAAAATTTTTTATGCAGATACAATTGAAAGTGACAGGTTCCCTTAAATTCCAGCTGCACATACTTTCTCTTTATTTCTCAATTCTCTGTTTACTTAGGGCACGGAGTATGTAATAAGCTTCATGTATGCTCCAAGCTAATGACAAATAGAAAATTGAGCCTTAGCTGCTGTGGGGGCTGACATTTTTGTGAGACCTTACCCCAAATCCTttcacattaaagcagaacttggtTCTTGTTGGTATGGGTGAGCTGTTGCCATAATTAGGAAATACACACTGCATAATAGACACTGCATATTTACCGATTATGGTCcgcacttcacttttttttttagtgctcttTATTGATAACTGGTCCAGAAACTTGTCACTGTTTCATCTCTCAAAACTGCCATCTTCACTGCTGACTCTTCTGAGAGTCCGCTGAGATCTAATCAGCCTTTGGACGGCCACTGATGACCtgagcaggagttacattgtcctcaGCATCTAGCTGTATTCTATGGTGCTGCAAATAGAGCAGGGCTCTACACTTCATGGGGTTtgtgcagtgtaaaaaaaaaaaaaaaagccaccaggaacagcggaatgttttctttttccatacATTCGCATTTCTCTTCTTCAAAACATTTCTAACTActggtgatttttgttttttgagtttttagttCCTATTCATATTTAATCAGTTGTCCTTTGGCCTATTGATGCCAACatgaatgcttaaaaaaaaacaaaaaaaaatgggttacTACTCGGtaactttaaaataacaatagGGATGCCAAGGAGGAGGGTTTGGctatttttaaaggaaagagCCAGGTCATTATTTCTAGCCATTTACATCAATGTATGTTACCTTACATTTACAACcacaatctgaatttttttttgtaaaatatcatAACAGAAAATAGTACATCCAGCAAAGTCCTCTGCTTTAGTAAAAGTGAAACATGGTAGGTATCAACAATTTATTGTTGGGTGGAAAATGGGAAGCATGAGTCACTACATAGGAAGTACCTTGCCACCTAATATTTCCAGGCTGCCAAGAaagtttttggattttccattgtTCATTTGTTTTGAGTGCAAGCTCTTTTTCTACCTTCTAGAATCGGGGGTTTGTTtagtgagtcactgacctgaaacgaGAATGCTGTATCAGAGTTCAGATTGACCAATGGACAACTTTAAACACTGAACACTGCTCTATCAATTTGGAAAatgattcttgtttttttttttgggggggggggggggggcggggggttgCTGGGTTTGGTATGCTCAGCTTTTGGCTGCATACTTGTTCAGTGTCTGTGATTTGCAAGATAGTGATGTCAGGATTGGagtggaggaaaaaaataaaacgtgAGTTTCTACTGTGACCCCCTTTGGAGGGAAAATGTATATGCGGATTTCCACTATAAAAATATGGGCCATTGACATCAGTTCTACATGCTGCAGAAGTCAGACCGCAGTCAAAATCCCTTCCTAGATCAAAGACCGTCATCACAAGCACAGCATCCCTACATTATTGAAGACATTTACTGAATTATCAGTACTGCAGATCCACAATGTTTTTGGGTCACACAGGACTGCTTCTTCTAGGCTAAGTAAACTATTTACTACTAGTACAGTGGAGATAAgaccataatttattttttaagtgttttggaTAGGGTGAAACCATTCTTGCTGTCTTCATTTTACTTTGgagattttcctttgctttctgtCCAAGACATGCAGCAGAGGGtggtataaaaaagaaaactctacGTAAGGTTGTCACTTCAGGTGTCCCATTTGGAACATTGCTCCTCACCCCTTGTTATTGGGATTGGGTCACTAGGACAAACCTAGAAATCATCTCCCcatagactgcaataaaaacttctCAGGGGTTCAAATCTTTAGGTTTTTGGCTGTGCATATACTTAATTTTTGTACTTGAATAATTGAAAGAGGCTTTTCACCAAACTAGACCTAGTATCTGGATCCTGTAATTCAGAGTATAAATGACAAACTTTCTTGTAAAATGTACACCATTTCCCTACCTTTCTAGATGCGGATCTGAAGACGGACGGATTCAGCCTTGACTCATGTCGCAGCATGGTGGCAGTAATGGATGTATCCTTCAAAGATTAGAGTACACAACCGGGCCACTTTAAAAAGGAGGGGGGGGACTTTTCCTGTCTGGGTTGCTTCATTGCTACCAATCagatgttcatttattttttcatgctaCAGAGAAAGAATGTGACTGATGTATGTGAGATACAGAGCAggcagcttatatatatatatatatatatatatagatagatagatagatagatagatagatatcgcTCTCACACATGTATGTAAATTCTGTTTACAGCAGGGATTAAATATTTTGGAGACCACTTAATTGATTGTTTTCCTTAATACTACAATGCAGAGTGACAGCACTGGCAAACTGGGCTTCGAAGAGTTCAAATACTTATGGAACAACATCAAGAAGTGGCAGGTGAGCTGATGGGACATATATATATGTGGCcgagttatttatatatatatatatatatatatatatatatatatatatatatgtatgtgtgtNNNNNNNNNNNNNNNNNNNNNNNNNNNNNNNNNNNNNNNNNNNNNNNNNNNNNNNAAGCTGATTTATTACAGAACTCATGCATTGACCTGTCATTTATCAGCAGTTCAGTAGGAGGTTTCTATTAGATAAAGGAAGCCTCTTTTGTGCTGTTTCTATTAATTGTACAGTGAGGACCCtttgatattattaaacaggtacaaaaaaactaatcattgtataaacttttaataaaaaaaaatgtgacttttatagtttttttttttttaaataggagttTTTCCTGGAatgttatagatttttttttaaatataactttttttccataatatacaattttattgcagcatttttcagaaaaaaagctgtttagaACTCCTCTGTGGTCCTCTGTTTTATACTGGTTTATATACGTTTTTTTACTTCTATCTAACCTCGGCAAAGTCTTGAGTGTGTACCTTAATACCGGTTTCCTCTTTATTGCAATATTCTCCCAATATCTTTCTTTTCAGGCTGTATATAAGAGATATGATGTTGATCGCTCTGGAACGATTGGCAGCACAGAACTACCCAATGCTTTCCAAGCAGCTGGTGAGTAACCATAATGGGCATTTTGAATATAGCTGACATCTGGTCCATAATTGGTTCTTTGTGGGCACTTTGTGACTAATAAAGCAGAAATGTTACCCAGGTACCCATGAGGTTACAAGTTTACAAATCCAACATCTGTAAGGGTTTTATTCCACAAACTAGGAGTTATGACTTGCTCCATTGCAATTACTGTGACTGATAATAAAGCTGAATTTAAGGCATATATTAATAAAGTCCAATAAAGCTGGTATATCCTAGTAtcagctttttgtgtttttttttatggtgcagCACCCAGAATGGGGGAGGCAGGGGCAGTACCAGTCCCCATCAGACTTTGctatatgcaaataaaatttgCTGTCAGGAACATATTGACCTCATTGTGCTGCTGCTGCTTCATTTACCTATTAGCAGGCTGGGGATGTTCTTGACCAAGCTGTGTTGCTTTGCTGAAGGCCCATGATCCGATCCAACTTAGATGCCTAAGAGAACACAGCAGAATTTTGACAGGGAGCAATTCACAACTGGGTtgaaattttgtaattattttttctgtgaCCATCAATGCAATTGATCTAATTCTGTTTGCTTTAGGTTTCCAGTTAAATGGTGAACTCTATAAGATGATTATTCGACGATATTCTGATGAAAAAGGAGAGATGGATTTTGATAACTTCATCTGCTGTCTCGTGCGATTAGACGCCATGTTCCGTAAGTGATAGAACTTTACTGCTCTTCCTGACTTTAATGTTTTTAACCTCAGGACTGCCAGAAGTATTTTGCTCCAGAAATTGGAATTCAGTTTCCAGGTTTGGAGCCCAAGTTATGTCACAGCATTCACGATTTTTAACTTTTGCTTTGCATTATGATTGATTCTAGGGGCAAGGTGGCTTTTCAGAGCTCCAAGTGTACAGGCAGATTGAGGGCCCCTAAAGGGGAAGTTAAGTTTCACTTTTACAAATActtgatcagacaggtcattattgcagaaagggacaggtgatgtcctttctgcagtaatatgTCTTGTTTACGTATTCGCTCTGAGTTTCTAGAAACAAAGCTGAGCCCACGTATGCTCAGCTCTGTGGATGTGCGGAAGTTACATCACCCTGgcaaagccaatcaagatggtctaAGATAGTCTctgggaagaagaaaaagaaattggcGGTGCCCTGCAATAGAACGTGGATGGGTGAATTGTACAGTATACTTTTCCTAGGGACAGCTTGTATGCCCTGACACCTTGTTGTTTTTGCCATTGCAGAATTAAAAAATTGGCATATTTGTTTCTACTGGGATGTTTGAGTGTCATTTTTATATCAcactatagtatttttttttctatttacatactGTAATTCTTATGCAGCCTTCCCACTTGATGCAATACAATTTGTAAACATTtggcatttaaatataaatgactATGCAGTGCTGTTTTATGATCAATCAAATGTTATATACAAATAATGGTCtaataaagaatgaaagaaaaactaACCCCAAAGTGATATCAGGTAATATAATGTCcgcttcttttaaaatatataattttgtcaGACGGCGTAGTGTCCCCTTCCACAGTTATTGCTGAATGCCTAACCTGTCTCAGTGGTACTCCTTTTACATGTTACCTACACATAAATAGTGGTCCAATCTAGGAATTCCCCCTGACAATTATCGGCAAATAGgatgtgtgtttgtttgttaaaaaatccATGCACCGCTTTTGTTTGCTTCTCTTTCTGAAAACTTCAGTTGCCTGACTTTAACATTTATACTGTGACTTTAACCCTTCTTGTTGAGTCACTGACCTTAAACCAGTATAGAAGTGCTTGTTCAGAGCTTGTGACACAGACTTTTAGAAGCCAGTGATGGCCAGGCACCAAGTGTTTTTGGAAGGAGGCCAatcagttttacatatttttctcctGACAGGTAGTTTGTTCTTcagattttctgtgttttgttatttgtgtatAATGTTGTTTATTTTGGGTTTGGTTATTTGCTTACCACGTATGTGAATGTCCTGTACAGCAGCATAACTGGTTCTGCATAACTTTTCCTCCTCCGTTGAAAGTTGATAGTTTAGACCAGACATCCTAATAACCAGCTTGGGTGTGTCGCTGAGCAAAGCTGTTCCAGCAATGGCACAGTACAACTGAATACAACACCCTGTGTATGCTGCCACAGTAGGCATTCAGCAAGGGTACTGATTGCACACGTAGATGTTGGTTTTCATGCCGTAACATGTACCATATGTATAAGGGTCTATTAACACTTTCAATTTCTGACTACTGTTTACGAAAAGATTTAGTGTTCTTGTATGTCCTCCAATTCCTTTGTGGTAGTTTGTAATCCATTGTATCCGATAGCTAATGGCCATCCGCTGGCTGGTCGTTGTATAACAATGCAGTGGGTGCCCAGCACTTGTCTCCCCCCATGTACAGGTATCTCTAAACCAGCACCTGAAATGATTGTTTCGGGTCAACAGTAGATCCGTGTGTACTTCTGTAGGGTAGGTTTATGTGTTTCtaaaaccagaaacaaaaatgtaatatatttcagcttaccagtCATTTAGTTTAGGCTTGAATtagatctttttttgtttttacttgctGATCCTACAAATAGCAAAATTCCCTTCTTGATTATCACAAATGTTATTCTGGTACAAGGCAGTGTTTTCACCATAGGGCAGGACCACAAAACACCCNNNNNNNNNNNNNNNNNNNNNNNNNCTTCCCCTAGGTCACTGAGAACTGGGAACAAAACACGTAAATTGTTGTCAATTGAGATGTGTGATAAGAAGCCATCGTAAAGTTAAAATAACGTCTCTGTGCAGAAGTGGAGGCTATGGATAATATCTGACTTCCACCTATAATCCTTTTGATATAGTTACCCTGTCATTTTGACAACCATTCACACCTTTAGCCATGTTATTGGAAGGTTTAACATCTATGCAAACTTCTTAACACCAAGAAAGGGATTATGTTAGTAGTACAGGACAGTGCGACTACTATACACCTCCTAGTCTTGTCCAATCAACAAATGCAGTGTCAGATTCCTTGGTGATTGGTGTTTGTGCTGTGTAGATATGAATTCTAGGtgatttcctacactggtagaaccgATAAAGTGAATcagaaagctgcaaaacatctttaatgttACAAGAACAAATACAGTTAAATGATTACTTCCTACTAGATTTATTAAGACTAAAACAGACAGGCTAAACAGATAAGCTTTTGTTCCGTCCAGCGTTAAAATAAAGATGGCGGCTTATGGTCCACCTTTCTTTTGCAGGTGCTTTTAAAGCTTTGGATAAAGATGGAGATGGGAGGATTAAAGTGACCATGCAAGAGGTAAGTTTAGCTGGTCCTCCGATTTATTGTGTGCTTTTGTATTGCACTTTGTCCTCACTGACTGTCGGCTTTTCTTTCAGTGGCTGCAGCTAACCATGTACTCATGAAAGGGAACGGGACCTGCCGCCCAGAGCTGTGAAAATAGGAACTTTCTTCCTTCTGTCCTTGCTGTATACAGGCCTGGTTTTATACACTGTACTGCGCTCAGTACTTCTCCCTCCTTTGTAAACTTCTGTATAAgaaattttacactttattattggATCTCCATAGCCGGGTTCACAGGGATGTGTGGATCCTGGATGGCCGACACAATTTTCTGTGTGACGCTTTTCGCTGTCTCAAGTGTATGCGCTGGAATGCAAAGACAATATTAAAACACAGATTTAAAGAACCAAGTTGTGTGTTGTGCCTCTCATTAGGAATCCTCAAAGCCAAACCCTAGggagatataaaagacacaaattataatcataaataaaaagttttttacttttaatgataAGTTCCTGAATTGTATCTGATATCAGCCACCTGTAGTTCTTGTTCAGCGGAGCAGGGCTGGAGTGtgggaggaagaagcagtacGAGGAACCAATTAGTCTGTATACTGACAAGAAGCCCTGGCACTTATTAATGAAGAATGACACCTATTCTGAAGTTTTATATACTCCTACATTTATCTAAAACTTAATGAAAAAGATTTCCTTATCTTGTTAATACTGCAAGTACATAATAATCCCAAGCAGTGTTTGAGCCCTGCCCACTTACCCCCTATTGACTACAGAACAcctgatatatatgtgtgtgtatgtatgtaggtatgtgtgtatgtatgtacacatatacattttaatatggtATGGAGAAGAGAGGAAAGGCATTATGCAGGCCAGTAGCTGAGAGCTTGGTCAAGCTTGATAACACTGCTAGAGCTTTAAGCCAGTTCACTGCAGGAAGTTTGAAGGGCAACAGACTTGTAGCAGTCTGTTCCAAATACAATTAGGTGTAAGCctgttcaggaaaaaaataattattgagaTGGTCAGAATATACAGGTAGTGCctgggttacatagttacaagtTGAAtctatgtaagtcagaacaggtacaatattttaataaatgcaattaggacagatgtttatgtcaacatattagacagcatggtgtcagttactgtataaaatcctcagtgtgaggtattcacaaacaaagcaaaaaaaaaaaatttatggagcctagacattcaccaacttctgaaacaagctgtgctttgatatgcaaaaagaaactgcagagtttgtcttggttactcattaaagagttacaagatgttacagatcagcaaaagatttcttctgcatgtcatgcaacccccctccatcaagcctcccttctgcacacaaacaagcaggaaAGCCTCATGCGTATcaaggagttgtccgtatgtcggatgtccttaactccggGGACTGCCTGTAAAGTGGAAGGCAGTAATTGTAATGATATTCTCGGACTGATTTTTGATTGAGAGCATACAGTTAAACCGCATACAGCCTTTCACCACTGTTCAGGGAACAATTTAGGGCTCAATCATACAGTTTCCATGAATTTTGTAATAAAGGTGCAGACCATTGATTTTAATAGGGCTAGTTATTTTATGTAGTCAAAACAAATCCATGTCCATCGCTCATCCGTGATGCGTTGGAACATTGGACAGCATGTCCATGCTTCAGAATGAACAtcaaaaaagaactaaaatgcAAGTGTGCATCATATCTGATTGTACACCATGTCTATTATATAGATATTATCTACAGAATGTGCCCTAGGCACCTAACAATaggtgtttaataaaaatgaatgaagcaAGGAGCTTTCTTCTTATGATGAATATTATCAGAGGTTCCCTTCAGTGAATGTCCCATATCAATGTTATTTGAAAAATccaattaataatatatattatctctACCTTTTGCCTGAGCATCCCCATTGGCTACTGAGGcttctaattattttaaaagatcaATAGAAGGCTTGATGGAAAAGGTCCAATTCTGAAATGTACACAGTGTCctcaccagccccttttagctggacgcaccacctggctcttcagtaaccaccctgctgtttttagGGGGACACTGAAAAGTTGGGGCataataaaatgatgatgatggaaaaatgggacaaattcacaattataggggttactggattcatATGGGAACACAAATTGTAaagtgttgccttttttttttttgaataacgttttttattttgttgaagtTTAAATACAAAAGTCATCCATGAAACAAGTTAATAGAAATTTACCAATTTGCAGTTGGtttgaacaaatatatattaattctCTTGGGAGGTAGGTACAGAAGTGGGGTCCCTATTTTCTTGACCACctgcccacagcttcttcccatccagcctaAAAGAAACCCTAAGGAGATTTCAGATGTGATGATCTAACTGGCTTTGGGTCCATGGCAATGGCCTTTGTTCGTCAATGGATGAGCCTTTGGACCTTGTGTCCTTGGAACCCCATTGactcttgttgagcagtgcccaTGGCAGATCAGAGGCCTTATATGTTCAGCTTTACGTTGCACTTTATTTTTTCTGAACCTTTCATTATCCAATTTTACCttctatttaaatgcaaatgctTTTTGAAAAGAACACCGGTGGACACTTTTCCTAAACCACAGAACCATACTCTAGCCCATGTTtgtgacaagttcactttaaggcCAACTGAATGGCCCTATTTAACCAATCAGGActcattttattatatcaataaGCACGCGGAGATTCTGATTGGTGGCTAGTACACTGGCTAGGCTTTTTGTACACTGCAAAAGCCTGAAGTTGTGAATGCCATTCACCCttcctatatacagtatactgggtttgatttatgtatttacattccCCGAGattagagaaaatagactatcatgggaaaacctggctAATCCAGCCAACctgcaatggttctggtccaggattgaaaacatttgccaacatgGCTCACTAGAGGAATGATGTACATGCAGTAGATTTGAAAGTCCCAGGAGCTTTTCAAAGGCttttaaagcatattaaaaatCAGATTGAACTATTATGAGCAGTGAATTTTACAAGCCTCTAACAAACCAATACCAactgtttttaagaaatccattccaggtttgctggatcccccaggttctcccacaagaGTCTataatctccagtcttggagagctttaataaatcaggccttcgGTGTTacatgtttgtttgggttttgaAGGCTTTTTAGGAACCCAAATGCCCACCATTCTGCCAACAAATGGCTTCACTAATGACATCCATGGTGACCGCTGATTACTAGTCTGGCCAGCTCCATGGAAACGTGCTGCAAAGAAGAAGAGTTAAAAATAATGCGATATGTAATTTTGTGGAAGATGACATCTCCGGGTCATGTTTTCTCACGCTGCTTTGCTTATGATGATAATAATGGTCCCCCTCTAAATATAAATCTCCCCCTCCTTCCTCTGGGAGAAGATAAATAGACCCTCATGTTCTGCTGTCATTACACTTTCCCGCCCTGTGAGGAGGATGCTGTTTCCATGGCGATGTTGCTAAGACGTTGCTAAGGCTTCCTGCAGCTGGCAGACCTGGAACGCTTTTAGAAGTGGCTTCATCGCATCATATTTATCAGCAGTGCAGGCAGGGACATGTAGAGTCTCAGTGATATTTTAGCTGCAGGTTTAAAATTCAGggtaaattttttaattaaaataaaaacttactggCTGAGATTTCAAGCAAGAGACCACAGTGGTGCATAAAAGGCGGAGCTTCACTTCCAAGGGAAACGCCCACCTGCTGCTGGAACGGGAGAGACAGGTGGGGTGTTTGTTGTGGATGTCAATGTGATGTTATTGTGATCTCACCTGGGGAGAATTAAAGGAGTCAGGAATCTTCACTCAACAAACTTCTGTTTATTTATATCACCTGATTGGGTagttaaagtgaaacaaaatttGCCTGCTTTGTGACTGGACaattgggttctatttataaaattgtgaatctgacattccctgatgggaataaattactgccattgaaac is drawn from Pyxicephalus adspersus chromosome Z, UCB_Pads_2.0, whole genome shotgun sequence and contains these coding sequences:
- the CAPNS1 gene encoding calpain small subunit 1 (The sequence of the model RefSeq protein was modified relative to this genomic sequence to represent the inferred CDS: added 34 bases not found in genome assembly), which produces MFLINQYLGGGGGGGFGGGGGGGFGGRGMFGGIMNALSEAAANYQPDPPPPRYHSAVAQNNESDEDRQFRRIFNQLAGDDMEVSPSELMGILNKIIAKHADLKTDGFSLDSCRSMVAVMDSDSTGKLGFEEFKYLWNNIKKWQAVYKRYDVDRSGTIGSTELPNAFQAAGFQLNGELYKMIIRRYSDEKGEMDFDNFICCLVRLDAMFRAFKALDKDGDGRIKVTMQEWLQLTMYS